In the genome of Taeniopygia guttata chromosome 4, bTaeGut7.mat, whole genome shotgun sequence, the window AAagttcttcctaatgtccaatgTAAATCTCCCTCAGCGCGCCTCCCTCAGCACAGCTTCAGACCCTTGTTGGCATCTGCTCTCTCGTGGCCTGGCCCATCTCTGAGGAGGCTGCGATGCCCGCTGGGCACTCGCTGGGCGTGGGAGAAGAGGCTGTGCCAGCGAGTGCTGCTCAGCTTGTAGCCACTCACAGGAGCACTGGGTTGTGCCTGCTGTGAAAGGAGCGTTTGTGCACGTTGCCATTTCTTAGAGGTTTTACTCCAGATTTTCATGGACAGCTGTCCTAGTGAAAGCAAGTCTGTTTGCATGAGTATTTGAAGGGTAGTAGAACACAATGCCATCTCAGGGAAGTTCTGCTGGTGTCATTTTACTGAGGCTTTGAGATGAGTTCCAAGAGCTCCTAAAATGGCTCCTCTGAGCCACCAATGATACCACAACTAAAATGGTTCCTTCAGGCCACTAAAACTACACAGTCACTTCTCTTATGCAATTTGAGGAACCAATGATCTCAAACTTCCAAAGCAACAGATAAAATCCAGGCACCAAATACCAAAAAAACACTGACTTTTAAACCCAATGTCACAAAAATCACAATACACTCAGCAAAACAATATACACATCTATCACTAAAAACACAAAGATTAAGCAAAATGCTGCTAGTAACACTGCAAAATGCCAGACTGGTAttttagtattaaaataaataaaaccacacaATATAATAATCCAGTAAATAACTTACTATCAGTAGCAATAGAAAGAATAAATGAACTTGACAACACCGACCACAAAATCCCAACTAAAAGTAAATCACACATAAATAACTTTAcataaactgaaacaaaattatgtCCCTAACCAGCAGGTTCTAAACCTCCCTAATAGGTAAAGGGACTTCTCCTAGCTGGCAGCCTTCACCCTCCCCGGCTTGTCGCTGTGCTACGAGGAATCTCCCCTTGACCAGCTCTCCTGGCCTAGGGTCCTACTCCCCTCTGGTCAGGCTCCTACTCCCTCCCCCTGCCAAAAGAGGGACAATCCCCCAACCAGTGGCCTCATTCTCTTCAGGTCTCCGGTTAGGAGTCTCCAGCCCACCCCAAAGGTCCTAGTTCCTCAAGATGCCCGGGACACTCCCTGCACTCACCCTGAGGAACTGCCCCCCAAGTTGCTCCAGATGGTGGAACCCCCCTGCGCCCCCCTTGTCACCCCCTCCCAGCCAGCCGCCCCAATGCCTGACACTGCAACTGGGAGACCCAGTCCTGAAGGTCTTCCTGGCAAGCCAGAATGTTGTCCCAACCAAACCACCACCTCTGGTCCCTTCGTGTACGGTGGTGCATTCCTGGCCAATCATTCCAGAAGCTTAAGGCACCATTGCCTGGTTGGCTCTCCCAATCACAAGTTGAGCTGGTGTCTTCACTCTTGGATACAGCCCTTCCCCTTTCTCTGGATTGACAACTACACACACATAACTAACAATTCATATAACTTTGTAATTTATTATAGTAATTATAACAATTCATTACAGTAAACAATTCATTACACTAACAATTTATTTACAATACTTAACTATCCTTAATCCTTCCTACTAAAACAAATTCATTTATAACAACAGGGGGACTAGAATACTACGGGGTAAAAATCTTATGCCTAAAATACTTGAACACTACAGGGTAATTATCTTATGCCTAAGCTACTTGAACTTCTAGAAGGGGAACACTAAAGGAAATGTCAGTTTCTTTTGGGAGAGGTGTCGGGAAACGCGGGACTGAGGCCGGGGTGTCTCCAGCTCTGGAGATGGGGATGCCGCTGGTCACACATGCCCCGGAGCTCCGCGCCGCGATGGAACTCGGCGCTGAGTGGGAGCGGACTCTCCTCTCTCCGACGGCCCCGGCGCTTCTCCCTCGGCCCGGGGCCCTGCGGGGCGGGTGGTtcaggcacagctgcagcagggcgcggttctgcctcagcagctgcatCAGCCTCGTGGGGCAGCCGCGgccccggcagcagcggcagcgggCTCCGGCACGGCCCGAATGGTCCCGGCTCTGCTCCTGCGGGGCAAAGCGCAGAGAGGGATCCCATGGGAGCGGCGGAGTGGGGCCGAGGCCGCTGCGAGGGAGGCTCggcctgccagggctgcccggCAGAGGCCGCAGCGAGCGGAGCTCCGGCcccgctgcggctgctggcccggcccggcccggcccgatGCCCGCCCGGAGGCTCCGCTCCCCTCTGCCCCGGGGCTCGGCCAAGGGGTGCCCTGGAGCCCCGGCAGCCTCGGCCCTGCCCGTCCTGCCTGCCCGAGCCCTCCCTCACCTTTCTGCGGTGTCTCCAGAGCCTCCTGCCTGCCCGAGCCCTCCCTCACCTTTCTGCGGCGTCTCAAGATCCTTTTGCCGAGCCAGCAGAAGCCCAGGACGACGCCCGCGACCAGCACGTCTCCCAGGAAGCACGTCCAGAACAGCAGCGCCAGGTCCCCCCACGGGCCGGCCTCATTGCCCgtgtcctgcagctccagctcctcggGAAGCAGGCCCGAGGTGCCCCGCTCAGGACGGCTGGAGGGGTCGAGGGGATGGACCAGGAGCGCCAGCAGGTACACCTGCAGCATCCAGGAGCCGCCCGGGCCAGCCATGGTGGTGCGCAGGAGGAGCTGCCACCAGCACACAGGCTCTGGACGTCTCTGCACGCCGAGGtctgctggggctctgggcacGGAACGGCTGGGGGCACTTGCCAgccaccctgctgtccccagaggCTGTGATGTCACAAATGACAGAATGCACGGGCTCGGAAGGGCCCTGCAAGTTCCACTCCAACCTGTGCCCCGTGGCCACCATGGCGAGCAGGCCGGAGCCGGAGTGCCATGGCCGGGCTTCCCTTGCGCACCTCCCACAGTGCTGATCCATGAGAGCTGAGGGCTCACTGTGCAAGGCTGAAAGTAAATGAGATGCTCTGAAGAGATTTTGGTCTTGGTGACTTATTGAAGGTGGATAGGACATAATTCCTTCGCTCATTGGGAATGCACAGTTTCGTTTTATCTGCTGTGTTTCTAAGCAGTGCtaaagaaatgttatttcccTCAATTTTGATGGCAGCAGAGGCTCAGCTGATTGATATGGATCTAAGTAAGGTCTCTAAGATGAAATAAAGTCTGAAAAGCTGCTAGACTAAAGGCACCCTGGACCTTTGGTCCCACAGGGAGTCTCTGAGGGAGCGGTCGAAGGGGCTTTGGGCAGCGAAATCTGATCTTCCACCCTGGAGACCAGAGGACACTTGGGCTGCTGGAGTTCCTTGAGTTTATTGCAAGGTGAAGTAGGAAGATGACAGGGAAACAACTGCACGGGAGGGAAACAGACTCCGAGAGCCCCTTCAGGGGAGGGGTCAGGACATATACCAGGGGAAGGGTAGGAGGGCTCAGGGCACATGGGGATCAATGGAAAGAAGACtcaggggaggagcagggatggggtgacATAACTAGAACCAATGGGTGAACAGAGAACTTTCCAGAACAGAGGGATGGAGCAAACAGTGAGTGACATTAACTGGCAGGGTACAACATTTGATGGACATGGGGAAGGCGGGGATCTCATACATCAGTGGTTTCACAGGGCAAGCCTGGATAGCTTTCCCTGGGACTGCCTCCCACACCAGACAACCCCTATAGTCAATctgaacagaaaaggaaaaagctgaaCTTCCATCTTAATTTCAGAGATGATTCCTCTGTCCTGCCTGCTTTTCCTACACTGGGTATGTGACCACCACCGTTCATTTTGATCCTTAGCCCTGCCTGCACCACTTCACCTGCCTTCTGCTGTTCACCTTTGCTTTCCTGTCAGATGGAATcactgaaatagaaaatatccTTTATTAAAATGTCCtggcaatttttaaattttaaaactttgccCCTTTGTCTTTGCTGACTACTGGTGCTGGCTCATACCCAAGGTAGCAAATGTAGATGGAAATGCTGTACTGAACATAACATAATTATGTTTAGGAGGAACAGTTATTGCTGAATTGCTAGGAAAAATACTAAATTGAGCCTGTGGGACAATATGTCTGATTATACTAATTGGTACCTGTGCTTGTAATGCTTAGttacattttttcctcacaACTGTGGAAGAACACTCGGCCATCTGATGTGGCCAAGCAGTTACTGCAGCTTCCTGGTGCCCTGCTGGGGCGTGCAGGAATGGCCCGTTCAGCACTGAACTCCCCATTTATGCACGTGGCTCTTACAGCCCCTTGTGGTGGTGATGTCAGTTTGGGATGAGAGCACATCCATCCCAGAAAAGTCATTAGCAGGGTTGTGAAGGTTTGCACAACACTTGCTTTTCCTGGGTGCTTTCATCAAATCTGGTGATGAGCTCCCTTTTCTGGGAGAGATGTCAATTCCTTACGCTGTGCAGGGAAATATTTGGTGTCTCTCACACCCAAGGACATGGGCTTTGGCACAGTTTGATGATACCTGAATGAATCCTTTAACACAGCAGCATTCTTTCAGATCAGTtcattgtttctcttttcctcagGTAGATTACTAACCCTAACTAATTACTGgtggtttttgatttttctgcagccagcagcacagctgaccCCTCTCAAAGAGGTTCCAACAGGACAGAAGCACAACTCATTCTTTTCACCCCAACTCATGGACAGGAAAACCTTTCACAGCTCTCATCCCAATTTCTTATGTGGACCAAAACAGCCTTGTCTCATCCAGCAGATGTTCTCTTCATCAAAGTCCCATGGACAACTGGACAAAGCCTCTTCTTTCAGTACTGGGTAAGCACCAAGGTCAGCATCTGCTTTTCACCACTGCTGTACCATGACATTGCCTCTGACTATGGGGTAGCTAAATCTTGCTCCAGCTGCAGTTTATCTGTCTCACTTGCTCCTCCAAAATTGATTTATTCATGAAAATTAACAGAGTCCATTCCTGCAACTGGTGCCTAGCTTTTGCAACAGATATAGAACTCTATTTTAAGATGTTTATCCACTGAGTATGATTAATTATTATACTACTAAGAAAGTTTTCATTGtgttcattttgtattttttatctcTGATTCAGCCTCCAATTAGCCAAAATTACTAGAAATCCCTAACAAATCACAATGTCAGTTATTTATATGATTCAATATTGAACGAACTGGCTATCAAAATCCCTTGGCCTTGGTCCTCCACTCCTTGGTGTGAGTCTTTAAATCCTCTAATGAACTTTTTCCCAGGCAAACAGAGCCAGCTTACTGGGACTGGCACCTTCTGTCCCTTGACATTTGTTACCTTTTGAGGTAAGGCAAAGAGGCCCTGTGGGCAGCCCAGTCTGCTTCAGGCCTCTCTTAATtgattttctgtgaattttaaTGATAAAGCTTCTCAGGGTGCTAGGCTGAGTTCTGAAGGGAACTGGGATGATCTGCTTCAATGAATGCAGCATCCTCAATTTCCCATTAGTTGCTGACAGCTTCATGAGGAAAAGTCCTCTTCATTTGGGACCAGTGGTATCAGACACAAAGCAAAAAACATCATTCTCATTCCTGACTCCAGGAAAAGGACACTTGGCATAGAGGGAAAGAGAGCTTGTCTTAGGAGTGAGCCAGAGAAGTCAAAATCTAGTGGGGCCACTTATTATTCTCCCTGTAGTCCTTATGCCTTAGCAGGCTGAAAACACCTGGGGCTGTTGTGTTTGGCCATTCTGGCTGGATGTCACACGGattctctgagcacagctgaCAGTAACAGAAGGACAGTAGAGAATTTTTATGATCTTGAGACTGTATCTGAAACACAGAATCAACTTCTGCTTAATCAGCTTCATGATGAGTGTGAATATATTCAAATagcaaatttaattaaataaacacTTCGCAGTGAGAAACAAATGAAACCTGAACTTAAACAGAAATGAATATAAGACTCCTGGGAATATCAGGTACCGTGGGCAACAGAACTCAGAACAAACCAAAATGGCCGACAGTGGGAACCAGAGCTCAGAACAAACC includes:
- the LOC121469954 gene encoding uncharacterized protein gives rise to the protein MAGPGGSWMLQVYLLALLVHPLDPSSRPERGTSGLLPEELELQDTGNEAGPWGDLALLFWTCFLGDVLVAGVVLGFCWLGKRILRRRRKEQSRDHSGRAGARCRCCRGRGCPTRLMQLLRQNRALLQLCLNHPPRRAPGRGRSAGAVGERRVRSHSAPSSIAARSSGACVTSGIPISRAGDTPASVPRFPTPLPKETDISFSVPLLEVQVA